A genomic window from Streptomyces sp. NBC_01429 includes:
- a CDS encoding helix-turn-helix domain-containing protein, whose product MSEGISVEALLEEARLNAAIPPPQERRRLREAAGLTRAQVATAVGVQRGTVANWETGATDPVPPARLPYLRLLKGLAEIYPRPAEFADPVAALFADELAPVQTAPATAAPAPVPAAFSGLETLRGADGLAVEGDPGPCVRCGVETAYQSTDGRPLHAGALCQPATTPTANTGPVPVAASPAPAASPAPAPAPGPTRPQRRARSAARAQAETSELITRAVQEEAERAGGDMDAALASLLKRAIPDVMTLFHETRATARYEYTAYPVLPDVLKKPSKKEPDLIWEARPSFQNPAYSARVPGDVRVTALDVNAAYLSAMKVWLPIGKLEHTTGADGVGPKRSGVHLITPAEWLHPHLPDPIGDRDEPGALWVTDATLRLLLRVSGPKWGLTEAPVIHESWTSGATENFLDALRKLLSAAREEAIANGDTLTLEYVKAMYSKFISTMGESIHNREMIRPDWMHNIHSQAYALQCGRAYKAHHAGLEICMMKHTDELHVIGDWRQTFSEGRGVAQMKIKHGEGKTSGEYTVGRVNG is encoded by the coding sequence ATGAGTGAAGGAATCAGTGTGGAAGCCCTGCTCGAAGAGGCCCGGCTGAACGCCGCGATCCCGCCGCCGCAGGAGCGCCGCAGACTGCGCGAGGCCGCCGGCCTGACCCGCGCCCAGGTCGCCACCGCGGTCGGGGTCCAGCGCGGCACCGTCGCGAACTGGGAGACCGGCGCCACCGACCCCGTCCCGCCCGCCCGCCTGCCCTACCTGCGCTTGCTGAAGGGCCTCGCCGAGATCTACCCGCGGCCCGCCGAGTTCGCGGACCCGGTCGCGGCGCTGTTCGCTGACGAACTCGCCCCCGTGCAGACCGCCCCTGCCACGGCGGCGCCCGCTCCGGTACCGGCGGCATTCAGCGGCCTGGAGACGCTGCGGGGTGCCGACGGCCTCGCGGTCGAGGGCGATCCGGGCCCCTGTGTCCGCTGCGGTGTCGAGACGGCCTACCAGTCCACCGACGGCCGCCCGCTCCACGCCGGGGCCCTGTGCCAGCCCGCCACCACCCCGACGGCGAACACCGGCCCTGTTCCGGTCGCGGCTTCCCCGGCCCCGGCAGCCTCTCCGGCCCCAGCCCCGGCGCCGGGGCCGACCCGGCCGCAGCGTCGCGCCCGGTCGGCCGCCCGCGCCCAGGCCGAGACCTCCGAGCTCATCACCCGCGCCGTCCAGGAGGAAGCCGAGCGCGCGGGGGGCGACATGGACGCCGCCCTCGCGTCCCTGCTCAAGCGGGCGATCCCCGACGTCATGACCCTGTTCCACGAGACCCGGGCCACCGCCCGCTACGAGTACACCGCCTACCCGGTGCTGCCCGACGTGCTGAAGAAGCCCTCGAAGAAGGAGCCGGACCTGATCTGGGAGGCGCGCCCCTCCTTCCAGAACCCGGCCTATTCGGCCCGGGTCCCGGGCGATGTCCGGGTGACCGCCCTCGACGTCAACGCCGCCTACCTGTCCGCCATGAAGGTCTGGCTCCCGATCGGGAAACTGGAGCACACCACCGGCGCCGACGGCGTCGGCCCCAAGCGGAGCGGCGTCCACCTGATCACGCCCGCCGAATGGCTCCACCCCCACCTGCCCGACCCGATCGGGGACCGCGACGAGCCCGGCGCGCTGTGGGTCACCGACGCCACTCTGCGGCTCCTGCTGCGCGTCTCCGGCCCGAAGTGGGGCTTGACCGAGGCTCCGGTCATCCACGAGTCCTGGACGTCCGGCGCGACAGAGAACTTCCTGGATGCCCTGCGCAAGCTCCTGTCCGCCGCCCGCGAGGAGGCCATCGCGAACGGGGACACGCTGACGCTGGAGTACGTCAAGGCCATGTACAGCAAGTTCATCTCGACCATGGGGGAGTCGATCCACAACCGCGAGATGATCCGTCCCGACTGGATGCACAACATCCACAGCCAGGCATACGCCCTCCAGTGCGGCCGCGCCTACAAGGCCCACCATGCCGGGCTGGAGATCTGCATGATGAAGCACACCGACGAACTCCACGTCATCGGTGACTGGCGCCAGACCTTCTCCGAGGGGCGCGGCGTGGCCCAGATGAAGATCAAGCACGGTGAGGGCAAGACCTCCGGTGAGTACACCGTCGGGCGGGTGAACGGCTGA
- a CDS encoding transcriptional regulator, producing the protein MAGRWMDFGQYGADGAPGAEALGIAIEHMVTGIASPVDSERGLAARLRYLTKTDAGYEAMYRAGIHVSPRTLMAWLAEERTPNKANRARLDAAYWELRRRNVAAELKHRLNNGGRGTRVEVNPVNQVGVDRKHRRDLSSRSVNVRGVWDRAVDAWMNDDLEELDAVWDEILDDLGSDFDAYSYVSSIGWAA; encoded by the coding sequence ATGGCCGGACGCTGGATGGACTTCGGCCAATACGGCGCCGACGGCGCACCGGGAGCCGAAGCGCTCGGCATCGCGATCGAGCACATGGTCACCGGTATCGCCTCGCCCGTCGACAGCGAGCGCGGCCTCGCCGCCCGCCTGCGCTACCTCACCAAGACCGACGCCGGATATGAGGCGATGTACCGCGCCGGCATCCACGTCTCCCCGCGCACGCTGATGGCCTGGCTCGCCGAAGAACGCACCCCGAACAAGGCGAACCGCGCCCGCCTGGACGCCGCCTACTGGGAACTGCGCCGCCGCAACGTCGCCGCCGAACTCAAGCACCGGCTGAACAACGGGGGCCGGGGGACCCGGGTGGAGGTCAACCCGGTCAACCAGGTCGGCGTCGACCGCAAGCACCGGCGGGACCTGTCCAGCCGCAGCGTCAACGTCCGGGGCGTCTGGGACCGGGCGGTCGACGCCTGGATGAACGACGACCTGGAGGAACTGGACGCGGTTTGGGACGAGATCCTCGACGACCTCGGCAGCGACTTCGACGCCTACAGCTACGTCTCGTCGATCGGCTGGGCCGCCTGA
- a CDS encoding alpha/beta fold hydrolase: MAWSERIVTRDGVRLVCRDWGGPGTPIVLLHGLAGHSGEWDAAARHLSPGHRVVAVDQRGHGASERHAQDVSRAAYVADVIAVIDQMGLRRPVLVGQSLGGHTAMLTAAAHPDRVRALVLIEAGPGSGNPDTSTEIGVWLDSWPVPFTTREAAAQFFGGGSVGAGWAAGLEERDGGWWPRFDRDVMVRSLAENSQRPFWDEWEQVRCPTLVVLAQSSFVPPPEADGMLRRGPVTVAASIPRTGHDLHLEQPGTLCTLLSDFLDGLA, encoded by the coding sequence ATGGCATGGTCTGAGCGCATAGTGACGCGAGACGGTGTGCGACTTGTCTGCCGAGACTGGGGCGGACCGGGCACGCCCATCGTGCTGCTACACGGTCTGGCCGGCCACTCGGGGGAGTGGGATGCAGCAGCCCGGCATCTGAGTCCAGGGCATCGGGTCGTTGCGGTCGACCAACGCGGGCATGGAGCCAGCGAACGCCACGCGCAGGACGTCTCCCGTGCTGCATACGTTGCTGATGTGATCGCTGTTATCGATCAGATGGGGTTGCGACGCCCGGTGCTGGTCGGTCAATCTCTGGGCGGACACACCGCCATGCTCACCGCAGCCGCACATCCTGACCGAGTCCGCGCACTCGTTCTCATTGAGGCCGGCCCAGGCTCTGGGAACCCGGATACTTCCACTGAAATTGGCGTTTGGCTCGATTCGTGGCCGGTGCCGTTCACTACTCGCGAGGCTGCGGCCCAGTTCTTCGGCGGCGGATCGGTCGGTGCAGGTTGGGCGGCCGGTCTGGAAGAACGCGATGGTGGCTGGTGGCCGCGTTTCGATCGCGACGTGATGGTCCGCTCGCTGGCAGAAAATAGCCAGCGCCCATTCTGGGACGAGTGGGAGCAGGTGAGGTGTCCGACCTTGGTGGTTCTGGCTCAGTCGAGTTTCGTCCCGCCGCCGGAAGCTGACGGCATGCTCCGTCGAGGACCCGTCACTGTGGCCGCCAGCATTCCCAGAACCGGTCATGACCTGCACTTGGAGCAACCTGGGACTCTGTGCACCTTGCTCTCGGACTTCCTCGACGGGCTTGCCTGA
- a CDS encoding protein phosphatase 2C domain-containing protein — protein sequence MGLLTIGTFAKASRLSPKALRLYDELGLLTPARVDPVTGYRLYSPEQLDQARLVAWLRRLGMPLARIQHVCTLEAGPAAREVRAFWAQVEADTAARRDLASFLIGHLSWKDPAMSPTTKPLGIRYAALSDTGLVRESNQDTAYAGSRLLAVADGFGSAGAPASAAAVEALKRLETDSIPAGNLLNVLEDAIEQAKQAVNGVAGSSSSPEEAGTTLTAMLWTGSQLALVHIGDSRVYLVRDGELFQITHDHTMVQSMVDEGRLTPEEAVSHPQRALLIRALGQGTDATHDMRLHDAQLGDRYLLCSDGLSAVVQTEEIRRVLSEISEPEQAVHELIALANGCGSPDNVSCVVADVMELQQ from the coding sequence ATGGGGTTGCTGACCATCGGGACGTTCGCGAAGGCGTCCCGGCTGTCACCGAAGGCGCTGCGTCTCTACGACGAGCTCGGACTGCTGACCCCCGCTCGCGTCGACCCGGTGACCGGCTACCGTCTCTACTCCCCGGAACAGCTGGACCAGGCCCGGCTGGTCGCCTGGCTCCGGCGCCTGGGGATGCCCCTGGCCCGCATCCAGCACGTCTGCACGCTGGAGGCAGGCCCGGCAGCCCGGGAGGTCCGCGCGTTTTGGGCCCAGGTCGAGGCCGACACCGCCGCGCGGCGAGACCTCGCTTCCTTCCTCATCGGCCATCTGTCCTGGAAGGACCCCGCTATGTCTCCGACCACCAAGCCCCTGGGAATCCGTTACGCCGCTCTTTCCGACACGGGCCTTGTCCGCGAGAGCAACCAGGACACCGCCTATGCAGGGTCCCGCCTGCTCGCCGTCGCCGACGGCTTCGGCAGCGCAGGAGCCCCAGCGAGCGCGGCCGCCGTCGAGGCGCTCAAGCGCCTCGAAACCGACAGCATCCCGGCGGGCAATCTCCTCAACGTCCTCGAAGACGCCATCGAGCAGGCCAAACAAGCCGTCAACGGTGTCGCTGGATCCAGCTCATCCCCCGAAGAGGCCGGCACCACACTCACCGCGATGCTCTGGACCGGCTCACAGCTGGCCCTCGTCCACATCGGCGACTCCCGCGTCTACCTCGTGCGCGACGGAGAGCTGTTCCAGATCACCCACGATCACACCATGGTGCAGTCGATGGTCGACGAAGGACGTCTCACCCCGGAGGAAGCCGTCTCCCACCCCCAGCGGGCGCTGCTGATACGAGCCCTGGGCCAGGGAACCGATGCCACCCACGACATGCGCCTTCACGACGCTCAGCTGGGAGACCGATACCTGCTCTGCTCCGACGGCCTGTCGGCCGTGGTGCAGACCGAAGAAATCCGGCGGGTGCTCTCCGAGATCAGCGAGCCCGAGCAGGCCGTCCACGAACTCATCGCCCTCGCCAATGGCTGCGGCAGCCCCGACAACGTCAGCTGTGTGGTCGCCGACGTCATGGAGCTCCAGCAGTAG
- a CDS encoding IS1182 family transposase, whose protein sequence is MARASNPGGTTAIWVRNRLDELWCDEDFADWYPRDGRPGLSPAQLATVCVLQFLLGLSDRQAAEAVRCRIDVKYAMAMELDDDVFHHSVLADFRDRLAEGDRADRLLDLALARLKEAGLVRERTTQRTDSTHVLAAVRDLTRVELITEAVRAALEEVAGTSPHLLDELVDEDWGLRYGRPVRLGKNPTKPKTRILAAGHDAVRLLEHLYRHGADRTSGPRIQALRQIMVQNYHRDAAGRLRWRAAEKEGGPGLPPSSRAVVSPYDTSARYARHGHIISWKGFSAHLTETCAPDSLNVITNVATTAATTHDSQILPGIHARLSRRGLLPAEHLVDAGYTALPHLEQATREHQVTVSGPLRSNPTRQHRRDEGFARDDFHIDYDRQQVTCPQGQVSQGWHGPYSTSSPTAAPLIVARFTKSQCRPCPARTQCTTTADSARTVGFPLRELRDLQLRVRTEQQTPEWKTRYAVRSGVEGTVNEFAHGHGMRHCRYRGQGKAHIQHVLTAIAVNIERLSGLPPTEEAPKPRRPTAFQNYLDQRAIPGRSWRALGT, encoded by the coding sequence GTGGCGCGGGCGAGTAACCCGGGCGGCACGACGGCGATATGGGTGCGCAACCGGCTGGATGAGCTGTGGTGTGACGAGGATTTCGCCGACTGGTACCCGCGTGACGGGCGTCCGGGTCTGTCGCCTGCTCAACTGGCCACCGTCTGTGTGCTGCAGTTCCTGCTCGGCCTGTCGGACCGGCAGGCCGCTGAGGCGGTTCGCTGTCGCATCGACGTCAAGTACGCGATGGCCATGGAGCTGGATGATGACGTGTTCCACCACAGTGTGCTGGCCGATTTCCGCGACCGTCTCGCCGAGGGCGACCGTGCTGATCGCCTCCTCGACCTCGCGCTGGCCCGCCTCAAGGAGGCCGGTCTGGTGCGCGAGCGCACCACGCAGCGCACGGACTCCACCCACGTCCTGGCCGCGGTGCGTGACCTGACCCGCGTGGAGTTGATCACCGAGGCGGTCCGCGCCGCACTCGAAGAAGTCGCCGGCACTTCCCCTCACCTGCTGGACGAGCTGGTCGATGAGGACTGGGGGCTTCGCTACGGCCGGCCGGTGCGCCTGGGCAAGAACCCCACCAAGCCCAAGACCAGGATCCTTGCCGCCGGACACGACGCCGTCCGGCTCCTGGAACACCTCTACCGGCATGGAGCGGACCGCACGTCCGGCCCTCGCATCCAGGCCCTGCGCCAGATCATGGTGCAGAACTACCACCGTGACGCCGCAGGACGCCTGCGCTGGCGCGCCGCCGAGAAGGAAGGCGGGCCCGGGCTGCCGCCCTCGTCCCGGGCGGTTGTCTCTCCCTATGACACCTCGGCCCGCTACGCACGGCACGGACACATCATCAGCTGGAAGGGGTTCTCGGCACACCTGACCGAGACCTGTGCTCCCGACAGCCTCAACGTGATCACGAACGTGGCCACCACCGCGGCCACCACCCACGACAGCCAGATCCTGCCCGGCATCCACGCCCGCCTGTCACGCCGCGGGCTGCTGCCCGCCGAGCACCTGGTCGACGCCGGCTACACCGCGCTGCCCCACCTGGAACAAGCCACCCGTGAACACCAGGTCACCGTCTCCGGGCCACTGCGGAGCAACCCCACCCGGCAACACCGCCGGGACGAGGGCTTCGCCCGGGACGACTTCCACATCGACTACGACCGCCAGCAGGTCACCTGCCCCCAGGGCCAGGTCAGCCAGGGCTGGCACGGCCCCTACTCGACCTCCTCACCCACCGCGGCCCCGCTGATCGTGGCCAGGTTCACCAAAAGCCAGTGCCGGCCCTGCCCGGCCCGCACCCAGTGCACCACCACCGCAGACAGCGCCCGCACGGTGGGCTTTCCCTTACGAGAACTCCGCGACCTGCAACTGCGCGTCCGCACCGAGCAACAGACGCCCGAGTGGAAGACCCGCTACGCGGTCCGTTCCGGAGTGGAGGGCACGGTCAACGAGTTCGCCCACGGACACGGCATGCGCCACTGCCGCTACCGAGGACAGGGCAAGGCCCACATCCAGCACGTCCTGACGGCCATCGCCGTCAACATCGAACGCCTCAGCGGACTGCCTCCAACCGAGGAAGCCCCCAAGCCCCGCCGACCGACTGCCTTCCAGAACTACCTCGACCAACGCGCGATACCCGGCCGAAGTTGGCGAGCCCTGGGCACCTGA
- a CDS encoding NmrA/HSCARG family protein — MSTQTTGTIAVFGATGQQGGAVVDALLDHKARVRALVRNPQSDRAQALAARGVELAAIRADDPASLAAALETVEGFYFMTPEANSLEEVEAEIRIGTALVDAAVEAGVPHVVFNSVFGADRESGVPHHDSKHSIEEHLRMSGLRATMVRATAFMENFASVMAPSLEHGEIVLRLPMPEDVALKMISVRDIGRVAAALLLDTAEAPGGAVELVGDELTGPQIAAAFGARAGLPARYEALPLSVLPNDLDKAMFREFAKAPEYPSDLAVVRSIEPATLDLVEWIRATGWTAPANVAGS, encoded by the coding sequence ATGAGCACACAGACGACCGGCACGATCGCAGTCTTCGGCGCGACGGGGCAACAGGGCGGGGCGGTGGTCGACGCGCTGCTGGACCACAAGGCGCGGGTGCGGGCTTTGGTCCGCAACCCGCAGTCCGACCGGGCTCAGGCGCTGGCCGCCCGCGGCGTCGAGCTGGCGGCCATCCGGGCCGACGACCCGGCGTCGCTGGCCGCCGCGCTGGAGACGGTCGAGGGGTTCTACTTCATGACCCCGGAGGCGAACAGCCTCGAAGAGGTCGAGGCGGAGATCCGCATCGGTACCGCGCTCGTCGACGCGGCGGTCGAGGCGGGCGTCCCGCACGTCGTGTTCAACTCGGTCTTCGGAGCGGACCGGGAGTCGGGTGTGCCGCACCACGACTCGAAGCACTCGATCGAGGAGCACCTGAGGATGTCCGGCCTCAGGGCCACGATGGTTCGCGCGACCGCCTTCATGGAGAACTTCGCGAGCGTGATGGCACCGAGCCTGGAGCATGGGGAGATCGTGCTGAGGCTGCCGATGCCGGAGGACGTCGCCCTGAAGATGATCTCGGTCAGGGACATCGGCCGGGTCGCCGCCGCGCTCCTGCTCGACACCGCGGAGGCGCCCGGCGGAGCCGTCGAGCTCGTCGGCGACGAGCTGACGGGCCCCCAGATCGCCGCGGCGTTCGGCGCGCGCGCCGGGCTCCCGGCACGGTACGAGGCCCTCCCGTTGAGCGTGCTTCCCAACGACCTCGACAAGGCGATGTTCCGCGAGTTCGCGAAGGCGCCGGAATACCCTTCGGACCTCGCGGTGGTGCGCTCGATCGAGCCGGCCACCCTGGACCTGGTCGAGTGGATCCGAGCCACCGGCTGGACCGCGCCCGCAAACGTGGCTGGTTCCTGA
- a CDS encoding MarR family winged helix-turn-helix transcriptional regulator — MDYGDKLFWLSVVIQRKYAQICAEFDLTPSQATLLCAVRNEPRQMADLAASLGMTKNALSQLVDRTARRELVGRASSAQDRRVVMLRATPTGKVLGEAVYAEVAKRLPEIARNLDADDQRDFERVATAIVDTSDLSSPTSNQPITP, encoded by the coding sequence GTGGACTATGGCGATAAGCTCTTCTGGCTCTCGGTTGTGATTCAACGCAAGTACGCGCAGATCTGCGCCGAGTTCGACCTGACCCCCTCGCAGGCCACGCTGCTCTGCGCAGTCAGGAACGAGCCGCGGCAGATGGCTGACCTCGCCGCGTCGTTGGGTATGACCAAGAACGCATTGAGCCAGCTGGTCGATCGCACCGCGCGGCGCGAGTTGGTTGGCCGGGCAAGCTCGGCTCAGGACCGACGGGTCGTCATGCTCAGAGCGACGCCCACGGGGAAGGTGCTCGGCGAGGCCGTTTACGCCGAGGTCGCCAAGCGCCTGCCCGAGATCGCGAGGAACCTCGACGCCGACGACCAGCGCGACTTCGAGCGCGTGGCCACCGCCATCGTGGACACCTCGGACCTCTCTTCGCCCACCTCGAACCAACCCATCACACCGTGA
- a CDS encoding DUF6292 family protein: protein MIRAGRRDLARTLADLAAQQGLSTQRYTKVKPYEAAGFPAPISSVRARTQLYDSEQVDAYLQGKPVPQLPDQDDAEDLLDRRECAAEIGVTPRSWDSYKTDSLLTEHKTEVRGVEHWPRGIVHQFQTSRPGRAASATAGGRPKRTGDQIPRDQLPALTAPLLDADPTISAAHIVQELGVHRDTAQDILTRLRADRMADLMAADPSLTPGAAADALGYPAGQVRRAAIRAQAVLRARRTAPYFAAVAQALHDRGWTTTTAAPTVHHPADDVVTAVVLLDGPTPPAPALVWDERQGWRTANSRRHPLLRGAAVPPQGDSIRYLATGTTPPPDALITALTA, encoded by the coding sequence GTGATCCGAGCAGGACGCCGCGACCTCGCGCGGACTCTGGCGGACCTGGCCGCGCAACAGGGCCTGAGCACGCAGAGATACACCAAGGTCAAGCCGTACGAGGCCGCCGGATTCCCGGCACCGATCAGCTCGGTTCGGGCCCGGACACAGCTGTACGACAGCGAGCAGGTCGACGCCTACTTGCAAGGCAAGCCCGTTCCGCAGCTCCCGGACCAGGACGACGCCGAAGACCTCCTGGACCGCCGGGAGTGCGCGGCCGAAATCGGCGTCACCCCCCGCTCCTGGGACAGCTACAAGACCGACTCACTCCTGACCGAGCACAAGACCGAAGTCCGCGGAGTGGAGCACTGGCCCAGAGGCATCGTGCATCAGTTCCAGACCAGCCGGCCGGGCAGGGCAGCCTCCGCAACCGCCGGCGGCCGGCCGAAACGAACTGGAGACCAGATCCCCCGCGACCAGCTCCCCGCTCTCACCGCCCCGCTCCTCGACGCCGACCCCACCATCAGCGCCGCCCACATCGTCCAGGAGCTCGGAGTTCACCGCGACACCGCACAGGACATCCTCACCCGCCTGCGCGCCGACCGCATGGCCGACCTCATGGCCGCCGACCCGTCCCTGACACCCGGCGCAGCCGCGGACGCCCTCGGCTACCCGGCCGGACAGGTACGCCGCGCCGCCATCCGCGCCCAGGCCGTCCTGCGCGCCCGCCGCACGGCCCCGTACTTCGCCGCCGTCGCCCAGGCCCTCCACGACCGCGGATGGACCACCACGACCGCCGCTCCGACCGTCCACCATCCCGCCGACGACGTCGTCACCGCCGTGGTCCTCCTGGACGGCCCCACCCCGCCGGCCCCCGCGCTCGTGTGGGACGAACGACAGGGGTGGCGCACCGCGAACTCCCGCCGGCACCCGCTCCTCAGGGGAGCAGCCGTCCCGCCTCAGGGCGACAGCATCCGGTATCTCGCCACCGGCACTACGCCCCCGCCGGACGCCCTGATCACCGCTCTCACCGCCTAG
- a CDS encoding TetR/AcrR family transcriptional regulator → MDQSTPESRTDRTYRTGAVVEATPRPVRKFTTKGLATRARIVTAAAELVFAHGVARTGIEDVQRRAGVSASQLYHYFTDKDDLIRAVIAHQTDGILAAQRPVLDELDSFDNLYRWRDLLVDLQEQRNCVGGCPIGSIAAELADNDPHARADLVDGFERWEAPIREGLARMRTRGDLRPDTDTDALALALLVALQGGLLLTQTRRDTTPLRTGLDAVLAHIRTYATEPTQHRDPISAGRH, encoded by the coding sequence ATGGACCAGTCAACACCCGAAAGCCGGACGGACCGCACATATCGGACCGGTGCGGTCGTCGAGGCCACACCCAGGCCGGTGCGGAAATTCACGACGAAGGGTCTGGCAACCCGGGCTCGCATCGTCACCGCCGCCGCCGAGCTGGTGTTCGCCCACGGCGTGGCCCGCACCGGCATCGAGGACGTCCAGCGTCGAGCGGGTGTCAGCGCGTCGCAGCTCTACCACTACTTCACCGACAAGGACGACCTGATCCGGGCCGTGATCGCCCACCAGACCGACGGCATCCTGGCCGCCCAACGACCCGTCCTCGACGAACTCGACAGCTTCGACAACCTCTACCGCTGGCGTGACCTGCTCGTCGACCTGCAAGAGCAGCGCAACTGCGTCGGCGGCTGCCCCATCGGATCGATCGCGGCCGAGCTGGCCGACAACGACCCCCACGCACGAGCGGACCTCGTCGACGGCTTCGAACGCTGGGAGGCTCCGATCCGCGAGGGCCTGGCCCGCATGCGCACCCGAGGCGACCTGCGCCCTGACACCGACACCGACGCCCTCGCCCTCGCCCTGCTCGTTGCACTCCAGGGCGGACTCCTCCTTACTCAGACCCGTCGCGACACCACCCCCCTGCGCACCGGTCTCGACGCCGTCCTGGCCCACATCCGAACCTACGCGACTGAGCCGACACAGCACCGTGACCCCATCTCGGCCGGGCGGCACTGA
- a CDS encoding SDR family NAD(P)-dependent oxidoreductase, with translation MTTDLTGSTALITGSTSGIGKATADRLAALGAHVIVSGRDKTRGEAVVAGIRAAGGTADFVAADLGDERSVRELAARAAQAGGGHVDILVNGGGVFPFGPTADTPADQIDEVFAVNVKAPYLLVAALAPAMAERGHGAIVNITTMVSEFGMNGMGLYGSSKAALMLLTKSWAAEFGPAGVRVNAVSPGPTRTEGTIPMGDALDQLAKGAPAGRVGKPEEIAAAIAYLATEEASFIHGVLLPVDGGRLAV, from the coding sequence ATGACCACCGATCTGACCGGTTCCACCGCCCTGATCACGGGCTCCACCAGCGGCATCGGCAAAGCCACCGCCGACCGTCTGGCCGCCCTGGGGGCGCACGTCATCGTGTCCGGCCGGGACAAGACCCGCGGCGAGGCCGTCGTCGCCGGCATCCGCGCCGCCGGCGGGACGGCGGACTTCGTCGCGGCCGACCTGGGCGACGAGCGCAGCGTGCGGGAACTCGCCGCCCGCGCCGCCCAGGCGGGCGGCGGCCACGTCGACATCCTCGTCAACGGCGGCGGCGTCTTCCCCTTCGGCCCCACCGCCGACACCCCGGCCGATCAGATCGACGAGGTCTTCGCCGTCAACGTCAAGGCGCCCTACCTGCTGGTGGCCGCATTGGCCCCCGCGATGGCCGAACGCGGCCACGGGGCGATCGTCAACATCACGACCATGGTGTCGGAGTTCGGCATGAACGGGATGGGCCTGTATGGCTCCAGCAAGGCCGCTCTCATGCTGCTGACCAAGTCCTGGGCTGCCGAATTCGGCCCCGCCGGGGTCCGCGTGAACGCCGTCAGCCCCGGCCCCACCCGCACCGAAGGCACCATTCCCATGGGCGACGCGCTGGATCAGCTCGCGAAGGGCGCGCCGGCCGGGCGCGTCGGGAAGCCCGAAGAGATCGCCGCCGCCATCGCCTACCTCGCCACCGAGGAGGCCAGCTTCATCCATGGCGTGCTGCTGCCGGTCGACGGCGGCCGCCTCGCGGTCTGA